One window of Salegentibacter sp. Hel_I_6 genomic DNA carries:
- a CDS encoding ROK family transcriptional regulator: protein MPTDLHDFFIDEKKLSKINNVERKKFLQKLKIIKHLFLNGETSNAEVCQRFNVSLPTSMSLLNQLIEEGILTKKGRGKSEGGRKPDLYGLAENSFFVVSIHIERFRIKLAIIDNNHTIIHEKSWPAEISSDSNIVDLLYEWTQKLLKEAKIKIGQVMGVGISMPGLVSAEAGKNFTYYLSEQEPESLKDRFEKKFKKPVAILNDAKSACLAEFRFGTAKNKSNVLVISMDWGIGLGIIMGGRMHSGESGFAGEFGHIPMTEDGLLCHCGKRGCLETEASGLALVRKAKEGLKKGQTSVLNNLKKEELEKLEPETIIDAANKGDQFAINVLSEIGINLGKGIAILIQIFNPELVILEGKIAEAKQFITTPIQQSMNTYCMMQLKERTKIELSTLGSNSSLFGGTIAVMDDIFKDQVSLVKSHIS, encoded by the coding sequence ATGCCAACAGATCTACATGATTTTTTTATAGATGAAAAGAAACTATCTAAAATTAATAATGTAGAGCGAAAAAAATTCCTTCAGAAATTAAAGATCATTAAACATCTTTTTCTTAATGGGGAAACCTCTAATGCTGAAGTGTGCCAGCGATTTAATGTAAGTCTGCCTACTTCCATGTCTTTGCTAAACCAACTTATTGAAGAAGGAATTTTAACGAAAAAGGGGCGTGGAAAATCTGAAGGTGGCCGTAAACCAGACCTGTATGGTCTGGCAGAGAATTCATTTTTTGTAGTGAGTATTCATATAGAACGTTTCAGGATAAAACTGGCTATTATAGATAATAACCATACCATTATTCACGAAAAATCCTGGCCGGCAGAGATTTCTTCAGACTCAAATATTGTAGATCTTCTCTATGAATGGACTCAGAAATTGCTAAAAGAAGCAAAAATAAAGATAGGCCAGGTAATGGGTGTGGGAATAAGTATGCCCGGTCTTGTTTCTGCTGAAGCCGGTAAAAACTTCACCTATTATCTAAGTGAGCAGGAACCCGAATCTTTAAAAGACAGGTTTGAGAAAAAATTTAAAAAGCCGGTTGCTATTCTTAATGATGCTAAAAGTGCCTGTTTAGCAGAATTTAGATTTGGAACAGCCAAAAATAAAAGTAATGTCTTAGTGATTTCTATGGACTGGGGTATAGGTCTTGGAATTATTATGGGCGGCAGAATGCATTCTGGAGAATCAGGTTTTGCAGGTGAATTTGGGCATATCCCAATGACTGAAGATGGTTTGCTTTGTCACTGTGGAAAACGCGGCTGCCTGGAGACAGAAGCTTCTGGTCTTGCTCTTGTGAGAAAAGCTAAAGAAGGATTGAAAAAAGGACAGACTTCAGTTTTAAATAATCTTAAAAAAGAAGAACTGGAAAAATTGGAGCCAGAAACTATTATAGATGCGGCAAATAAAGGCGATCAATTCGCGATAAATGTTTTATCTGAAATAGGAATCAACCTTGGAAAAGGAATAGCTATCCTAATTCAAATATTTAATCCCGAATTGGTGATCCTGGAAGGAAAAATAGCCGAGGCCAAACAGTTTATCACGACCCCAATTCAACAATCTATGAATACTTATTGCATGATGCAACTAAAGGAAAGAACCAAAATAGAGCTTTCTACGCTTGGATCTAATTCCAGCCTTTTTGGCGGTACCATAGCAGTAATGGATGATATTTTTAAAGACCAGGTAAGCCTGGTAAAATCGCATATTAGTTAA
- a CDS encoding acyltransferase family protein encodes MTKASKLFNSAKATKNERYLALDVLRGLTVALMILVNTPGSWSHIYAPFKHAPWHGFTPTDWVFPSFLFVIGNAMSFSLRKYESISENAFLKKVFKRGALIFLIGLFLSAFPFVFRQEGELVFKNLANMRIMGVLQRIALCYLFASLIIHYLKLKKSIILGSFILLGYWALMWFFGDQPHPFSLENNAALKFDNLIFRPENLYKGYGLPFDPEGLLSTIPAIANVIAGYVAGVFIQKSGNNISTVIKLSIYGVFLLVVAQIWDVWFPINKPIWSSSYVIYSTGWTLLVLSALILIIEIFSFKKWTTFFEAFGKNPLFVFVMSGLVVMLMNIIYVNGQALKPWLYQNLYLSWLDNYNASLLFAFSYLLLMWMLGYWLHKKRIYIKV; translated from the coding sequence ATGACTAAAGCCTCTAAATTATTTAATTCAGCAAAAGCCACTAAAAATGAGCGTTATTTAGCGCTGGATGTTTTACGCGGATTAACCGTAGCTCTAATGATATTGGTAAATACCCCGGGAAGCTGGTCACATATTTATGCGCCATTTAAACACGCTCCCTGGCATGGTTTTACTCCAACAGATTGGGTTTTTCCTTCTTTTTTATTTGTAATTGGTAACGCTATGAGCTTTAGTTTACGCAAGTATGAAAGTATTTCTGAAAACGCATTTTTAAAAAAGGTCTTTAAACGGGGAGCACTTATTTTTCTTATTGGATTGTTTTTAAGCGCATTTCCATTTGTATTTAGACAGGAGGGAGAGCTGGTTTTTAAAAATTTGGCCAATATGCGAATTATGGGTGTTTTGCAACGAATTGCCCTTTGTTATCTTTTTGCATCCTTAATAATTCATTATCTAAAACTGAAAAAATCTATAATTTTAGGAAGTTTTATTTTACTCGGTTACTGGGCTTTAATGTGGTTTTTTGGTGATCAACCCCATCCTTTTTCGCTAGAGAATAATGCTGCGCTGAAATTTGACAATCTTATTTTTAGACCTGAAAATCTTTATAAAGGTTATGGACTTCCATTTGATCCCGAAGGTTTACTGAGTACGATTCCGGCAATTGCAAATGTAATCGCAGGATATGTGGCCGGGGTTTTTATTCAAAAATCAGGAAATAATATTTCCACAGTAATTAAGTTAAGTATTTATGGCGTATTTCTATTGGTAGTAGCACAAATTTGGGATGTTTGGTTTCCTATAAATAAACCCATTTGGAGTAGCTCTTATGTAATTTACAGCACCGGGTGGACACTTTTAGTGCTTTCGGCCTTGATTTTGATTATAGAAATTTTCAGTTTTAAAAAGTGGACGACTTTCTTCGAAGCTTTTGGTAAAAATCCGTTGTTTGTTTTTGTAATGTCTGGTCTTGTAGTAATGCTAATGAATATTATTTATGTTAACGGGCAGGCACTCAAACCCTGGCTTTATCAAAACCTATATCTTAGCTGGCTGGATAATTATAACGCGTCTTTGCTGTTTGCGTTTAGTTATTTATTACTTATGTGGATGCTGGGTTACTGGTTACATAAAAAACGAATCTATATTAAAGTATAA
- a CDS encoding phosphodiester glycosidase family protein, with amino-acid sequence MKAPKLFTVILGLLSFSYFQAQQINLNWEPREDLNINLPGSIKIFDALGTLPDGEPLRAMYAEIDLRDKNLYLRSIGSNTIRETTKETAEKVNGILAINGGYFASNSSVSTIIQDGEVIAPGPAGEIIKGAFGIKNRKPEIAWVNSGADGVPEKFAAPDISSASENWEVSQGVGGGPVLLKNGEINVTDTEEGFGGSHIQRHPRSAIGFKDQATLIVMVVDGRQEASAGVTLPELAKILYEIDVKEAVNLDGGGSSAMVAAEEVVNIPSDITGGNRNSLRNNAGALVISEIQTSELPKNIILDTESDNYSETGIWKNSNLVNYYGETASRMAASNKINKAYYTFTGIQRNDYQLAAWFSVNTSENAQKVNYILHSEGKTDTITFDQTSLRNSGKWNVLGHFEIGPKDSLEIMGVSEGKFTADAIRLVIRKYSPELPKRGNTRIAVISDLNSGLGAADYEWQVDSIINRIPKIWQPDLVICGGDMVAGMGISKTEQLQKMWEGFDTHIAQPLKEAGIPFAFTLGNHDGPRAYPLERDFAKEFWNKNENKPNLNFVDDSHFPNYYSFLQNDIFFVSWEASSSKITEENLKWMEKQFQTSEAKNAKLRFVMGHMPLYSVAQERDSKGNVLEEPEKLQNLLEKYNVHTYISGHQHAYYPGKRGRLELLNTGAAGSGPRAWLTQNSKPVNTITIMDIFQEKDSIVYSTYDIKKEKAADMPLFDKKTLPSAMFGINGYILRRDIQKAKQAKGFLSSLNIEGNDISGIGHVKAEIEGENLKISGEYFNLEGKISDEEAVGIYRGRHTQEGEFLKELKLNNTGKGSGSFRGKLKLTEEILDYLSIGALYFQIKTDKGSLRTQLYPENNKAPAPTEITSHNSKNTYAVRDIEALYNLDWEQSLDEDGDFVSYVYQISKNKDFSEVVFQEKTGRETGLKRTEKQWFTLLENSKIGEPITFYHRVMASDGSNISSSEITKFKLMKSEEPLDDFAEISAPKYIFKGKIENSGSGYGAEWDGEGKLWLADYNRGLIIKTKAGENANFSPLTSVEIKGEIYKLSPVNGIGVDLDGNILAGINRRLIKINAKTGKGIAVWESPEGTRAITSPRAAETGEIFATSLFGEDPNYILKQEGTTFKLLRTIELKGRNLSRTFDMTPDGKTLYLPDPGSPKIQVYSSEDGVEYKKEKEISSISAGSSAVQIIGNAIYAAIRSSGISPSTFYYRNEEKQQMWTMELPEVNGAEPRGIGVSKDENTLIFCSWDKGGGYYLYEKKAFPMQKEE; translated from the coding sequence ATGAAAGCGCCTAAACTATTTACAGTCATTTTAGGACTTTTAAGCTTTTCCTATTTTCAAGCCCAACAAATAAATCTAAATTGGGAGCCTAGAGAAGATTTGAATATCAACCTACCCGGTTCCATAAAAATCTTTGATGCCCTCGGAACTTTACCGGACGGAGAACCTTTAAGAGCAATGTATGCTGAAATAGATTTAAGAGATAAGAATCTATATTTACGTTCCATTGGGAGCAATACCATTCGTGAAACCACTAAAGAAACTGCTGAAAAAGTAAATGGAATCCTCGCTATAAACGGGGGATATTTCGCTTCAAATTCTTCAGTAAGTACAATTATTCAAGATGGAGAGGTTATTGCGCCTGGACCTGCTGGTGAAATCATAAAAGGAGCTTTTGGAATAAAGAATAGAAAACCCGAAATCGCCTGGGTAAATTCTGGTGCTGATGGAGTTCCGGAGAAATTTGCAGCACCAGATATTTCTTCTGCTTCTGAAAATTGGGAAGTTAGTCAGGGCGTAGGCGGTGGCCCGGTTTTGCTTAAAAATGGTGAGATAAATGTTACCGATACAGAAGAAGGTTTTGGAGGAAGTCATATTCAACGGCATCCCAGAAGTGCGATTGGTTTTAAGGACCAGGCAACTTTAATTGTGATGGTGGTAGACGGCAGGCAGGAAGCTAGTGCCGGAGTAACTTTACCAGAATTAGCCAAAATTTTATACGAAATTGATGTAAAAGAAGCGGTAAACCTGGACGGCGGCGGAAGTTCAGCAATGGTTGCTGCAGAAGAAGTAGTGAATATTCCATCAGATATTACCGGTGGAAACAGAAATAGCTTACGGAACAACGCCGGTGCTTTAGTTATTTCAGAAATTCAAACATCAGAATTACCAAAAAATATAATCCTTGATACCGAAAGTGATAATTATTCAGAAACAGGAATTTGGAAAAACAGTAACCTAGTGAATTATTATGGCGAAACAGCCTCAAGAATGGCTGCTTCAAATAAAATCAACAAAGCCTATTATACCTTTACCGGAATACAAAGAAACGATTATCAACTTGCCGCCTGGTTTAGCGTAAATACTTCAGAAAATGCGCAAAAAGTTAACTATATCCTTCATTCCGAAGGGAAAACCGATACGATTACTTTTGACCAGACTTCTTTAAGAAATTCAGGAAAATGGAATGTATTGGGCCATTTTGAAATAGGCCCCAAAGATTCTTTAGAAATTATGGGAGTTTCCGAAGGGAAATTTACGGCAGATGCAATACGATTAGTAATTAGAAAATATTCCCCCGAGCTTCCAAAACGCGGAAATACCAGAATCGCTGTGATTTCGGATCTTAATTCTGGTCTTGGAGCCGCAGATTATGAATGGCAGGTAGACAGCATCATAAATCGTATTCCGAAAATATGGCAACCCGATCTTGTAATTTGTGGTGGTGATATGGTGGCCGGCATGGGCATTTCGAAAACAGAACAACTTCAAAAAATGTGGGAGGGTTTTGATACCCATATAGCACAACCCTTAAAAGAAGCGGGAATTCCTTTTGCGTTTACCCTGGGCAATCACGATGGGCCACGCGCCTACCCGCTAGAGCGGGATTTTGCAAAAGAATTTTGGAACAAAAATGAAAATAAACCCAATTTAAATTTTGTGGATGATTCTCATTTTCCGAATTATTATTCCTTTTTACAAAATGATATTTTCTTTGTTTCCTGGGAAGCTTCTTCATCAAAAATCACTGAAGAGAATTTAAAATGGATGGAAAAACAATTTCAGACTTCTGAAGCTAAAAATGCAAAACTTCGATTTGTTATGGGCCATATGCCATTATACAGTGTGGCACAGGAAAGGGATTCAAAAGGGAATGTATTGGAAGAGCCAGAAAAATTACAAAACCTACTGGAGAAATATAACGTGCATACTTATATAAGTGGGCACCAACATGCGTATTATCCCGGAAAACGAGGCAGACTGGAATTATTAAATACCGGCGCGGCTGGCTCAGGACCACGTGCCTGGTTAACCCAAAATAGCAAACCGGTGAACACTATTACTATTATGGATATTTTTCAGGAAAAAGATTCTATAGTTTATAGCACCTACGACATCAAAAAAGAAAAAGCGGCCGATATGCCTCTGTTCGATAAGAAAACGCTGCCTTCGGCAATGTTTGGCATAAATGGTTATATACTGAGGAGAGATATTCAAAAAGCAAAACAAGCAAAAGGTTTCCTTTCTTCTTTAAATATTGAAGGAAATGATATTTCAGGAATAGGACATGTAAAAGCCGAAATTGAAGGAGAAAATCTTAAAATTTCAGGAGAATATTTTAATCTAGAAGGAAAAATTTCCGATGAAGAAGCCGTTGGAATTTACCGCGGAAGACATACCCAAGAAGGGGAATTTCTAAAAGAACTAAAATTGAACAATACCGGCAAGGGCAGTGGAAGTTTTAGAGGTAAGTTAAAACTTACCGAAGAAATATTAGATTATCTCTCCATTGGTGCACTTTACTTTCAAATTAAGACAGACAAAGGAAGTTTAAGGACTCAGCTTTATCCGGAGAACAATAAAGCACCTGCACCTACAGAAATTACTTCTCATAATTCAAAAAATACGTACGCTGTTAGAGATATCGAAGCGCTTTATAATCTGGATTGGGAGCAATCTTTAGATGAAGATGGTGATTTTGTGAGTTATGTGTACCAAATTTCAAAAAATAAAGACTTTTCAGAAGTGGTTTTTCAAGAAAAAACCGGTAGGGAAACTGGGTTAAAAAGGACAGAAAAACAATGGTTTACCTTACTTGAAAATAGTAAAATAGGAGAGCCGATTACATTTTATCATCGAGTGATGGCGAGTGATGGTAGTAATATTTCTTCTTCAGAAATAACGAAATTCAAGCTGATGAAATCTGAAGAACCTCTGGATGATTTTGCTGAAATTTCTGCTCCAAAATATATCTTTAAAGGAAAAATTGAAAACTCAGGTTCCGGTTATGGAGCCGAATGGGACGGTGAGGGAAAACTCTGGCTTGCCGATTATAACCGCGGATTAATTATTAAAACTAAGGCTGGTGAAAATGCAAATTTTTCACCGCTAACTTCAGTAGAAATTAAGGGTGAAATTTATAAGCTAAGTCCGGTAAATGGAATTGGGGTGGATTTAGACGGAAATATTTTAGCAGGAATCAATCGAAGATTAATCAAAATAAATGCAAAAACCGGGAAAGGGATCGCTGTATGGGAATCACCAGAAGGCACAAGAGCAATCACTTCCCCCAGAGCTGCTGAAACCGGAGAAATCTTCGCAACTTCACTTTTTGGAGAAGATCCCAATTATATTTTAAAGCAAGAAGGAACAACTTTTAAACTACTAAGAACTATTGAACTAAAAGGTCGAAATCTCTCACGGACTTTTGATATGACTCCAGACGGGAAAACCCTCTATCTCCCGGATCCTGGAAGTCCGAAAATACAGGTTTATAGCAGTGAAGATGGTGTGGAATATAAAAAAGAAAAGGAAATTTCCAGCATTTCAGCAGGATCAAGCGCGGTGCAAATTATTGGAAATGCTATATATGCAGCGATACGTTCCAGTGGAATTTCGCCTTCAACGTTTTATTATAGGAATGAAGAAAAACAACAAATGTGGACGATGGAATTACCGGAAGTAAACGGTGCTGAACCTAGAGGAATTGGTGTTTCAAAAGATGAAAACACCCTGATTTTTTGTAGCTGGGATAAAGGTGGTGGGTATTATTTGTATGAAAAAAAAGCCTTCCCAATGCAAAAGGAGGAGTAA
- the nagB gene encoding glucosamine-6-phosphate deaminase has translation MARLNLLEETRFEKLPVKVYENEHIASKKVAKRIADIIRRKQETQENAVLGLATGATPVEVYEELVRMHKEEGLSFKNVITFNLDEYYPMQPDAKQSYVKFMDENLFSHIDIKRDNIHIPDGTLEKEDITDYCLAYENKIGAVGGLDLQILGIGRTGHIGFNEPGSAPNSGTRLVTLDDLTRRDASRDFGGKENVPTKAITMGIGTIFKAKEIILMAWSKKKAPIIKKAVEGEMSGNVPATYLQLSDNVEFILDQDAASDLTRFDTPWLVKDCAWNKALIKKAVIWLSSEVKKPILKLTDEDYNNNGMAQLATEQGPAYDINIDVFNQLQHSITGWPGGKPNADDTQRPERKNPAQKRSVIFSPHPDDDVISMGGTFIRLVDQGHEVHVAYQTSGNTAVWDTDVLRYVEFAIDFKKSTGEDTEKLEATYEKMRAFIEQKEPNEIDLDEIRDVKAFIRKSEAIAGARFAGLKDKNIHFMALPFYETGKKVKSPVTEKDVELTMELLQQVKPHQIFAAGDFADPHGTHIVCFRIILEAINRLRKTEAWTKDCWLWMYRGAWEEFEVHEIEMAVPLSPKEVERKKKAIFQHQSQKDRPVFPGDDEREFWLRAEERNRETAESYDKLGLANYEAMEAFVKWKFD, from the coding sequence ATGGCCAGATTAAATCTCTTAGAAGAAACACGTTTTGAAAAGTTACCGGTAAAAGTTTATGAAAATGAGCACATTGCCTCTAAAAAAGTAGCAAAACGCATTGCAGATATAATTCGACGCAAACAGGAAACCCAGGAAAATGCCGTTTTAGGGCTTGCCACAGGCGCTACACCGGTAGAAGTTTATGAAGAACTGGTTCGCATGCATAAAGAGGAAGGTTTAAGTTTTAAAAATGTGATCACCTTCAACCTGGATGAATATTACCCAATGCAGCCTGATGCCAAGCAGAGTTACGTTAAATTTATGGATGAAAATCTTTTTAGTCACATAGATATAAAAAGAGATAATATTCATATTCCTGATGGTACTTTAGAAAAAGAAGATATTACTGATTACTGCCTGGCTTACGAGAATAAAATTGGAGCGGTTGGCGGTTTAGATCTTCAGATACTCGGGATTGGTAGAACAGGTCATATTGGTTTTAACGAACCCGGTTCTGCACCAAATTCTGGAACACGGCTGGTTACTTTAGACGACCTTACCCGTCGCGATGCTTCCCGTGATTTTGGAGGAAAGGAAAATGTGCCTACCAAAGCCATCACCATGGGAATTGGAACTATTTTCAAAGCGAAAGAGATCATTTTAATGGCCTGGAGCAAGAAAAAAGCACCAATTATTAAAAAAGCGGTTGAAGGAGAAATGTCTGGCAATGTCCCGGCAACTTACCTTCAGCTTTCAGATAATGTTGAATTTATTTTAGATCAGGATGCTGCCTCAGATTTAACCCGTTTTGATACCCCGTGGCTGGTAAAAGACTGTGCCTGGAATAAAGCACTAATTAAAAAAGCAGTGATTTGGCTTTCTTCCGAAGTGAAAAAACCAATTCTAAAACTTACAGACGAGGATTATAATAACAATGGCATGGCGCAACTCGCCACCGAGCAGGGTCCCGCTTACGATATTAATATTGATGTTTTTAATCAATTACAACACAGTATTACCGGTTGGCCAGGAGGAAAACCAAATGCTGACGACACCCAAAGACCTGAACGAAAAAATCCAGCTCAAAAGCGTTCCGTAATTTTTTCACCGCATCCCGATGATGATGTGATTTCTATGGGCGGAACTTTTATAAGACTTGTAGACCAGGGGCACGAGGTTCACGTTGCTTATCAAACTTCAGGAAATACCGCAGTATGGGATACCGATGTTTTGCGATATGTAGAGTTTGCTATAGATTTTAAGAAAAGTACTGGAGAAGATACCGAAAAATTGGAGGCTACTTACGAGAAAATGCGTGCTTTTATTGAACAAAAAGAGCCCAATGAAATAGATTTAGATGAAATAAGGGATGTAAAAGCCTTTATTAGAAAATCTGAAGCCATTGCCGGTGCCCGTTTTGCCGGATTAAAAGATAAAAACATCCATTTTATGGCACTGCCCTTTTATGAAACCGGAAAAAAGGTTAAAAGCCCGGTCACCGAAAAGGATGTAGAACTTACTATGGAATTGCTTCAGCAGGTTAAACCTCACCAGATATTTGCAGCCGGTGATTTTGCCGACCCTCATGGGACACATATAGTTTGTTTCAGGATAATCCTGGAAGCGATAAATAGATTGCGCAAAACCGAAGCCTGGACCAAGGACTGCTGGCTATGGATGTATCGCGGTGCCTGGGAAGAATTTGAAGTTCATGAAATTGAAATGGCCGTACCTCTTTCCCCAAAAGAAGTAGAACGCAAGAAAAAAGCCATCTTCCAACACCAATCTCAAAAAGACCGGCCTGTATTTCCCGGTGACGACGAACGGGAATTCTGGTTAAGAGCCGAAGAAAGAAATCGCGAAACAGCAGAAAGTTATGATAAACTTGGGCTTGCCAATTATGAAGCGATGGAGGCTTTTGTTAAATGGAAGTTTGATTAA
- a CDS encoding peptidoglycan recognition family protein — protein sequence MIQKIIFSIFILSVIFPFSISAQVEENELAIISREDWKALAPVMEMQAHKPQFITIHHSGMPQKPELSITQKLQALQNFSQNDSPMADGSIKKAWPDVPYHFYIASNGELAEGRDINFQGDSNTDYDLEGHVLIVLEGDFNKEKVVPEQWESLKKLVSHISSEYEVSPETISGHKDQAETTCPGTDLYRRLSQLK from the coding sequence ATGATCCAAAAAATTATTTTTAGCATATTTATCCTATCAGTAATTTTCCCTTTTTCTATTTCGGCACAAGTTGAAGAAAATGAATTAGCTATTATTTCACGGGAAGATTGGAAAGCTTTAGCTCCAGTTATGGAAATGCAGGCGCATAAGCCGCAGTTTATTACAATTCACCATAGCGGAATGCCTCAAAAACCCGAACTTTCTATTACACAAAAATTGCAGGCACTTCAAAATTTTTCACAAAACGATTCCCCAATGGCCGATGGTAGCATAAAAAAAGCCTGGCCAGATGTACCTTACCATTTTTATATAGCTTCCAATGGGGAATTAGCAGAAGGACGGGATATAAATTTTCAGGGAGATTCCAATACCGATTATGATCTTGAAGGTCACGTTCTAATAGTTTTAGAAGGTGATTTTAATAAAGAAAAAGTAGTGCCTGAACAATGGGAAAGCCTAAAAAAACTCGTTTCCCATATTTCTTCGGAATATGAAGTTTCTCCTGAAACTATATCTGGGCATAAAGACCAGGCAGAAACCACCTGCCCCGGCACTGATTTATACCGGAGATTATCTCAATTAAAATAA
- a CDS encoding N-acetylmuramoyl-L-alanine amidase, with product MKKLIPFFYFIMAFVVISCGSNPYSKTNRLHKKQSKAYSKQLQELPTQEAQNESALNYGEYWVGTTNFNLRKPNYVVIHHTAQDSVQQTLTTFTLPRTQVSSHYVIAKNGEIYHMLNDYYRAWHGGIGKWGNNTDLNSSSLGIEIDNNGEEEFTDLQIISLIELLEEIKEKYNIPAENFIGHSDIAPSRKVDPNANFPWERLAEEGFGLWYDTAEVENLKLEAEFFKPNPLAINLNTKLNTRIPFVDKLVFPEVIPADFNIKNALKIIGFDTSDLGAAKSAFKLHFIQKNLDQSFNAYDLKVLYALHKKYL from the coding sequence ATGAAAAAATTAATTCCTTTTTTCTATTTTATAATGGCCTTTGTAGTTATTTCCTGTGGAAGCAATCCTTATTCAAAAACCAATAGATTACATAAAAAACAGTCAAAAGCTTATAGTAAACAATTACAGGAGTTACCTACCCAGGAAGCCCAAAACGAATCCGCACTCAATTATGGAGAGTACTGGGTGGGAACTACTAATTTTAATTTGCGAAAACCCAATTACGTAGTAATTCACCATACTGCACAAGATTCCGTTCAACAAACCTTAACCACATTTACTTTACCAAGAACCCAGGTTAGTTCTCATTATGTAATAGCCAAAAATGGCGAAATCTACCATATGCTCAACGATTACTATCGTGCCTGGCACGGTGGGATTGGGAAATGGGGTAATAATACCGATCTAAATTCTTCCTCCCTCGGGATCGAAATTGACAATAATGGCGAAGAAGAATTCACCGATCTCCAAATTATTAGTTTGATAGAATTACTGGAGGAAATTAAAGAAAAATACAATATCCCTGCTGAAAATTTTATCGGCCATTCTGATATCGCACCTTCCAGAAAAGTAGATCCCAACGCTAATTTTCCGTGGGAACGTTTAGCTGAAGAAGGTTTTGGGTTGTGGTATGATACAGCTGAAGTAGAAAATCTAAAACTAGAAGCCGAATTTTTTAAACCGAATCCCTTAGCTATTAACCTCAATACAAAACTTAATACCCGAATTCCATTTGTAGATAAACTAGTTTTTCCTGAAGTAATCCCAGCCGACTTTAATATCAAAAATGCTTTGAAAATCATCGGTTTCGATACTTCAGACCTTGGTGCAGCTAAAAGTGCTTTCAAGCTACATTTTATACAGAAAAATCTTGACCAGTCTTTTAATGCTTACGATTTAAAGGTACTGTATGCATTACATAAAAAGTATTTGTAA